A section of the Euwallacea fornicatus isolate EFF26 chromosome 12, ASM4011564v1, whole genome shotgun sequence genome encodes:
- the LOC136342499 gene encoding leucine-rich repeat-containing protein 47-like, whose protein sequence is MWPEIEIAQKEKRREIALSGAHITERIQKKGLDPSIYNLTELNFLSLTGTSLSEVSSDISKLSSLQTLILHSNKIQQLSEDLTKLTKLKHLDLSCNCIVNIPDTIGSLLQLATLNLSHNKLISFPALLSNSKLAVLDLSHNNLATFPNVCSQDMTNLSELKLQGNEIDLLPSNISTLPVLKVLDLNNNKLKALPGELSDCLKLKELNLKSNPIGDRRLLKLINQCRTKQIIDYVNQNCPRTTNGKNGDSKREKKGSKPCQKNEDSEDETKNEELNFKHSITIKPADESFKVVVENSTKAVREHIVCCLVNNVTFNEDNFKDFIKLQNKLHDGICNKRNAATIATHDFKKLNSTTIKYKTSPPKELRIKPLNRPMEVTGAELFTKLQTEANNLRKEKKRSCYSGIHKYLYLIEGKSAYPCLVNDAGDVISFPPITNSDISKIELITKQMFIEVTSSTSQLICKTVLTDLLKEMAQLFGPDLQIQQVRVLDEELKLKLVYPSKNDLKFDEYTAIKVIRE, encoded by the exons atgtgGCCGGAAATTGAAATagcacaaaaagaaaaaagacgGGAAATAGCTCTTAGTGGCGCCCATATTACAGAGAGAATTCAAAAAAAGGGACTGGATCCttcaatttacaatttaacagagttaaactttttaagtttaactGGCACAAGTCTTTCCGAGGTCTCCtcagatatttcaaaactaaGCAGTCTACAAACGTTGATTTTACATTCTAACAAAATTCAACAGCTGAGTGAAGATTTAACCAAACTGACAAAGCTAAAACACTTGGATCTCTCCTGTAATTGCATTGTTAATATACCTGATACGATTGGCTCATTGCTTCAATTGGCTACTTTAAATTTGTCGCATAACAAGCTGATCAGCTTTCCTGCTTTATTGTCAAATTCGAAACTTGCAGTACTTGATTTATCTCATAACAATTTGGCCACATTTCCAAATGTCTGTAGTCAGGATATGACTAATCTCAGTGAGTTGAAGTTGCAAGGCAATGAAATTGATCTACTTCCAAGTAATATTAGCACTTTGccagttttaaaagttttagatttgaacaataacaaattaaaagcTTTACCTGGAGAACTTTCAGATTGTCTTAAGTTAAAAG AACTCAATCTTAAGTCGAATCCAATTGGCGATCGAcgacttttaaaacttatcAACCAATGcagaacaaaacaaataatcgATTATGTTAACCAAAATTGCCCACGAACTACCAACGGAAAAAATGGGGATTCAAAGAGGGAAAAAAAAGGTTCCAAGCCATGccaaaaaaatgaagattcTGAAGATGAAACTAAGAATgaggaattaaattttaaacacagTATTACTATAAAACCGGCAGATGAGAGTTTTAAAGTGGTTGTTGAAAACTCAACAAAGGCAGTTCGAGAGCACATCGTTTGTTGCCTTGTGAATAATGTAACTTTTAATGAAGATAATTTCaaagattttataaaattgcaaaataaactTCATGATGGAATATGCAACAAAAGAAATGCAGCGACAATAGCGACAcatgatttcaaaaaattg aattctactacaataaaatataaaacttcacCACCAAAGGAATTGCGAATTAAACCCTTAAATAGACCCATGGAAGTCACTGGTGCTGAGTTATTTACAAAACTTCAAACAGAAgcaaataatttaagaaaagagaaaaaacgTAGCTGTTATTCGGGAATACACAAATATTTGTATCTCATAGAAGGAAAATCAGCTTACCCCTGCTTGGTAAATGATGCAGGAGATGTAATATCATTTCCTCCGATAACGAATTCAGATATTTCAAAG ATTGAGCTAATCacaaaacaaatgtttatcGAAGTCACAAGCTCGACTTCACAACTCATTTGCAAAACTGTACTCACAGACCTATTGAAAGAGATGGCTCAGCTATTTGGCCCGgatttgcaaattcaacagGTGCGAGTTTTGGATGAAGAACTAAAGTTAAAATTGGTTTATCCATCAAAAAACGACCTTAAATTCGATGAATATACTGCAATTAAAGTAATTAGGGAATAA
- the Pis gene encoding CDP-diacylglycerol--inositol 3-phosphatidyltransferase, whose amino-acid sequence MTEQTEENIFLFVPNIIGYARVILALISFYFMTTNYVIASLCYVVSALLDVVDGHAARYFNQGTKFGAMLDQLTDRCGTMGLVAVLAHLYPNAMFPLLLSMCIDVACHWIYLHSSILQGKQSHKFIDMSENSIMNVYYTNRIVLFFMCFGNEAFFASLYLYYFTPGPLVLGFPLLKIILYSSAPVMLAKTFISLLHCIVAAKNLAIIDINERKKLLKKTE is encoded by the exons aTGACTGAACaaactgaagaaaatatttttctgtttgtaCCCAATATAATTG GCTATGCTCGAGTAATACTGGCACTAATATCTTTTTACTTCATGACCACAAATTATGTGATCGCGTCCCTGTGCTATGTGGTGTCAGCTTTACTTGATGTGGTGGATGGACATGCAGCAAG ATATTTTAACCAGGGAACAAAATTTGGGGCTATGTTAGATCAACTCACTGATCGATGTGGAACAATGGGACTTGTTGCTGTCTTGGCCCACTTGTACCCCAATGCTATGTTTCCTTTACTTCTTTCTATGTGCATTGATGTTGCATGCCACTGGATTTACCTGCATTC GAGCATTTTACAGGGAAAACAAAGTcacaaatttattgatatgTCAGAAAATTCCATAATGAATGTTTACTACACAAATAggattgttttgtttttcatgTGTTTTGGAAATGAGGCATTTTTTGCATCACTCTATCTCTACTATTTCACACCAGGCCCACTTG TTTTAGGTTTTCCACtcctgaaaataatattatattcgTCAGCGCCGGTTATGCTAGCAAAAACATTCATATCTCTTCTACATTGCATTGTGGCTGCTAAAAACCTCGCTATTATTGATATAAATGAACGGAAGAAGCTCTTAAAGAAGACAgagtaa